The Vitis riparia cultivar Riparia Gloire de Montpellier isolate 1030 chromosome 10, EGFV_Vit.rip_1.0, whole genome shotgun sequence genome includes a region encoding these proteins:
- the LOC117923402 gene encoding probable carboxylesterase SOBER1-like: MPSWFDIHEIPVTADSPKDENGVLKAVQNVHAMIDKELAAGTNPKNIFVCGFSQGGALTLASVLLYPRTLGGGAVFSGWVPFNSTMIERMPADAKKTPILWSHGMVDRTVLFEAGQAGPPFLEQAGVSCEFKAYPGLAHSISNEELRYLESWIKTRLQSSS, encoded by the exons ATGCCTTCCTGGTTTGACATTCATGAGATACCTGTGACAGCT GATTCTCCAAAAGATGAAAATGGTGTACTTAAAGCAGTTCAGAATGTGCATGCAATGATAGATAAGGAGCTAGCTGCAGGCACAAATCCTAAAAACATATTTGTATGTGGATTCAGTCAAGGAG GTGCCTTGACCTTGGCAAGTGTTTTGCTATACCCAAGAACTCTAGGAGGAGGTGCTGTCTTTAGTGGATGGGTTCCTTTTAATTCAACCATGATAGAACGAATGCCAGCGGACGCCAAGAAG ACACCTATTTTGTGGTCACATGGTATGGTTGACAGAACAGTTTTGTTTGAAGCTGGACAAGCAGGTCCTCCTTTCCTTGAACAAGCTGGTGTAAGTTGCGAGTTTAAG GCTTATCCTGGTCTGGCTCATTCCATAAGCAATGAGGAATTGCGGTACCTAGAATCATGGATCAAAACTCGACTTCAGAGTTCTTCGTAG